The nucleotide sequence CTTCCACCGATGATAGGTGCCTTATTGATAAGATCTGCACAAGCACGATCGAGTGCAACAGGGTCGAACGAAGCCGCAATACCGATATTCGGCACGATCGGAACATCGTTTTCCGCATGGCAGTCGCAGAACGGCGAAATATCCGTCATGATAGCAATATGGAAGTGCGGTCTGTCATGAAGGATAGCCCATGTATATTCAGCCATTTTTTTGTTGAGATCATCTTTCGAAGCATCCCAAGACGGTACGATCGCATTGAAGTGGCAAGCGCCGAGGCAACGACCGCAACCGACGCAGCGATCTTTGTCGATCGTCATTTTGCCGTCTTCCAAGACAGGTGCACCATGCGCACAAATTTTCGCACAAACACCGCAGCCTACACAGCGATTTGCACGCACACGCGGTTTGCCTGCGCAGTGCATTTCCATTTTACCGGCACGAGAACCGCCGCCCATACCGATATTTTTGATAGCGCCGCCGAATCCTGTAAGCTCATGTCCTTTAAAATGCGTCAAGCTAATGATGATATCAGCATCCATCAATGCACGGCCGATCTTCGCTTCCTGTACAAGTTCACCGTTCGGTACAGGCACATATGCTTCGTCCGTACCTTTAAGACCATCGGCAATGATGATCTGGCACCCTGTCGAGAACGGCGAATAACCATTTTCGTATGCCGCATCCATGTGTTCAAGCGCATCTTTACGACGACCGACATAGAGCGTATTGCAGTCCGTCAAGAACGGTTTACCACCGAGTTCTTTCACTTTATCGACAATAACTTTTGCATATTGCGGGCGCAGATATGCCAAGTTGCCCGGCTCGCCGAAATGAATTTTGATCGCCGCGAATTTTTCTTTAAAGTCGATCGTTTCAATGCCTGCTTCTTTCATTACCGCTTCCAGTTTTTGAAGCAGATTCACTCGCATCGTCGTACGCATATTCGTAAAATAAACTTTTGCCGTCAATTCTCTCTCCTCCTACGATAGAAAAGCCACAATGTCATTTTCATTGTGGCTATGTTTTCCTATAAAATTCGTGCTGTCCGTCAAAATTCCTGCTACTTGATACGCAAAACTCCCAAGAGAGCACCGATCAGCGATGCAGACAAACAGATACCCGCTGAAACGCTGATCCAAAATGCCGTGATATCTATGCCACTGCACCAAGCAATACATAGCCCTGTCAGCCAACAGGTAAGTCCGTTGACACCACCGAGCCATACAGCCTTTCGCAAGAGCCTTCGACTACCGACATATGCCCCTATCCCCATACTGATGATCGGAATGACAGAGGCAACGTATACGCCATACTCACCGAACAGATCAGGTATCAACCATTCGGCAAGACTGACAGCAAACAGCAATACGATCAATAAGATAGAAGATACGATCAGAGCAAAGAATACTCCGTTTCCGAAACTTCGCGTCCCAACCTCTGACAATCGTCCACTTTGATATCGTCTTGCCTTTTGCATATCATCGCCTCCCAGTTGATAGATGATATGCGCTGTATCGTCAGCTTATGCTTCGTTATCCCCAAGCATCTTCAATGCGCTATGGTTCGTAAAGTCAACCTGAAGCGGTGTTACCGAGATATATCCGTCGCGAACAGCCGTCGTATCAGTGTCAGCATGACCTTTTTCTTCAATCGGCGTACCGCCCATCCAGTAATATGTACGACCCGTCGGGTCTTGTCGTTTCACGAATGTATTGGCATAGTCACGACGACCGAGCGGTACAACACGCACGCCTTGATATCCGCCTTCACGAAGCGGCGGGAAATTCACATTGATAAGCATCTTTTCTTTTGATGCGCTCGGATAAAATCGGCGAATCACCTTGACGGCCTCTTTCGCAACGACCTCCATATCCTCTGCCCGCTTGCCTTCGAACGAAACAGCGAATGATGCGACCCCGTGCAGATATCCTTCAACAGCGGCACCGACTGTACCCGAATAGAGTACGTCCGTACCCAAATTATACCCTGCGTTAATGCCCGATATCACCACATCAGCATCAATTGCAAGCCCTTCCAAACCAAGCTTCACGCAGTCAACAGGCGTACCACCGCACATATATGCTGTAATGCCTTCTCCCATATCGACAACATCAACACGGATCGGGTCATGCACCGTGATCGAATGGCTCGTCGCACTTCTTTCTCCATCAGGTGCAACAACAAACACCTCTCCGACTTCGCGAAGCGCACTCGCCAGCGCACGGATTCCCGGCGCCATCACACCATCGTCATTCGATAACAAAATACGCAAAATGATCCCTCCGTTACAATTGTCCCAAGAATTTATGCGTCTGCGGAATCACGCGAACATCATGGAGGTGAGCAAGCGCCATCTCTTGATAACGAAGCATCGCTTCCGCGCTGATCGCATGAATTTTACCCGTAGGCGTCACAGGCTGCAAAATAAGCGGGATCGTTTTTCCTGCTCGCGCAACCATCTCAATCGCCCGCATGACCTCTTCTTCCGTCGTTTCAGCTGCAACGACCAGCTTCACGAACAATTCTTTTTCTTTTGCCGTATTCAAAAATACGTCATGCTCTTTAAAGCAATCTCTGCCTGTAATACTAGGAAGCTTGATATCCATACTGATGATATCAACTGCCGATATCACTTCACGAAGCGCCTCCCACATCGTTCCGTTCGTTTCCAAATAGACAGGCACACGGAACTGCGCGAGTTCGCGTATCACAGACGGGTGACAGAGCGGTTCACCGCCCGTCACACTGATCGCTTGATGCGAAACAGCATCAAGCATCTCCTCAATCTTCTCTTTCAAAAAGGAGCCTTCGACAGGATTCGGATACGTTTTGAACGAGCGACTGCCCGCATGCGTTTCTATCCTGCACTGCGCAGGCGTCTTGTGCGACTCTTTCGTATCACAATAAGCGCAGTTCAGATTACAGCCGGGAAGACGTACAAAGAGCTGTCTTGCACCGACATAAAGGCCTTCTCCTTGAATCGAAGAAAATATCTCAATTACATTCGTCGTATCCATTAACATCAGTCCTCATAATAGAGCACAGCAGATTTCGGCGACTCCCATACGCGAACGCTCTTGAGCGTGACCGTCGAATGGAACAGATCGCTTTTCTGAAGTTCCTGATAAATAAAACGAGCCATATTTTCCGCCGTCGGATTCATCGTTTTGAACGCATCAAGCTCATTCAAATAATAATGGTCGAGCTTACTGATAACAAGCTCGTCGATCGCTGCTTTAAGATCTTTAAAATCCACCAAGAAACCGAGTTCATTGAGTTTTGTACCGACGACCATAACATCGATCGTCCAGTTATGACC is from Selenomonadales bacterium and encodes:
- the surE gene encoding 5'/3'-nucleotidase SurE, with product MRILLSNDDGVMAPGIRALASALREVGEVFVVAPDGERSATSHSITVHDPIRVDVVDMGEGITAYMCGGTPVDCVKLGLEGLAIDADVVISGINAGYNLGTDVLYSGTVGAAVEGYLHGVASFAVSFEGKRAEDMEVVAKEAVKVIRRFYPSASKEKMLINVNFPPLREGGYQGVRVVPLGRRDYANTFVKRQDPTGRTYYWMGGTPIEEKGHADTDTTAVRDGYISVTPLQVDFTNHSALKMLGDNEA
- a CDS encoding 7-carboxy-7-deazaguanine synthase QueE; amino-acid sequence: MDTTNVIEIFSSIQGEGLYVGARQLFVRLPGCNLNCAYCDTKESHKTPAQCRIETHAGSRSFKTYPNPVEGSFLKEKIEEMLDAVSHQAISVTGGEPLCHPSVIRELAQFRVPVYLETNGTMWEALREVISAVDIISMDIKLPSITGRDCFKEHDVFLNTAKEKELFVKLVVAAETTEEEVMRAIEMVARAGKTIPLILQPVTPTGKIHAISAEAMLRYQEMALAHLHDVRVIPQTHKFLGQL
- a CDS encoding DUF362 domain-containing protein, producing the protein MRTTMRVNLLQKLEAVMKEAGIETIDFKEKFAAIKIHFGEPGNLAYLRPQYAKVIVDKVKELGGKPFLTDCNTLYVGRRKDALEHMDAAYENGYSPFSTGCQIIIADGLKGTDEAYVPVPNGELVQEAKIGRALMDADIIISLTHFKGHELTGFGGAIKNIGMGGGSRAGKMEMHCAGKPRVRANRCVGCGVCAKICAHGAPVLEDGKMTIDKDRCVGCGRCLGACHFNAIVPSWDASKDDLNKKMAEYTWAILHDRPHFHIAIMTDISPFCDCHAENDVPIVPNIGIAASFDPVALDRACADLINKAPIIGGSYLDDQAQANGVHGDHFHTVSPGTNWVTCLEHAEKLGMGTQAYELVELNLK
- the queD gene encoding 6-carboxytetrahydropterin synthase QueD gives rise to the protein MYELLVKVDFEAAHRVVDYPGKCNRMHGHNWTIDVMVVGTKLNELGFLVDFKDLKAAIDELVISKLDHYYLNELDAFKTMNPTAENMARFIYQELQKSDLFHSTVTLKSVRVWESPKSAVLYYED